One genomic window of Eptesicus fuscus isolate TK198812 chromosome 6, DD_ASM_mEF_20220401, whole genome shotgun sequence includes the following:
- the ECSCR gene encoding endothelial cell-specific chemotaxis regulator isoform X2, with amino-acid sequence MGTAGTTQLCRVILSFLLLQGHNSQPTTMHPSSRQAAPENASQVPTVPSKPVMPRSSTMDGHSPSQPQEHTPGFDTSQNVTSKLATTSPRTREDPTILPSPMSEQVLTVAAFGVISFIVILVVVVIILVSVVSLRFKCQKNKESEDPQKPGSSGISESCSTANGEKDRITLISMKNINMNNSKGCRSAEKVDRHSRNTDSSSHLLKVIRRSL; translated from the exons ATGGGGACTGCTGGAACAACGCAGCTGTGCCGGGTGATCCTGAGCTTCCTCCTGCTCCAAG GCCACAACTCCCAGCCCACAACAATGCATCCCTCTAGCCGTCAGG CTGCTCCAGAGAACGCCTCACAGGTCCCCACAGTACCCAGTAAACCTGTGATGCCAAGGTCAAGCACCATGGATGGTCACTCCCCATCCCAGCCACAAGAGCACACACCAGGATTTG ACACCTCTCAAAATGTTACTTCCAAATTGGCCACCACGAGCCCGAGGACAAGAGAAGACCCCACCATTCTGCCCAGCCCTATGTCAGAGCAAGTGCTCACTGTGGCTGCATTtg GTGTTATCAGCTTCATTGTCATCCTGGTGGTTGTGGTGATCATCCTGGTCAGTGTGGTCAGTCTAAGGTTTAAGTGTCAGAAGAACAAGGAATCTGAAG ATCCCCAGAAACCTGGGAGTTCAGGGATATCTGAAAG CTGCTCCACAGCCaatggagagaaagacagaatcaCCCTCATCTCCATGAAGAATATAAACATGAATAACAGCAAAGGATGCCGCTCAGCAGAGAAG GTGGACCGCCACTCCAGAAACACAGACAGCTCCTCCCATCTTCTCAAAGTCATCAGAAGAAGTTTGTAG
- the ECSCR gene encoding endothelial cell-specific chemotaxis regulator isoform X1, whose amino-acid sequence MGTAGTTQLCRVILSFLLLQGHNSQPTTMHPSSRQGAISLSLTIQPTSPNTAAPENASQVPTVPSKPVMPRSSTMDGHSPSQPQEHTPGFDTSQNVTSKLATTSPRTREDPTILPSPMSEQVLTVAAFGVISFIVILVVVVIILVSVVSLRFKCQKNKESEDPQKPGSSGISESCSTANGEKDRITLISMKNINMNNSKGCRSAEKVDRHSRNTDSSSHLLKVIRRSL is encoded by the exons ATGGGGACTGCTGGAACAACGCAGCTGTGCCGGGTGATCCTGAGCTTCCTCCTGCTCCAAG GCCACAACTCCCAGCCCACAACAATGCATCCCTCTAGCCGTCAGG GAGCCATCAGTCTAAGTCTGACTATACAGCCAACTTCTCCCAACACAG CTGCTCCAGAGAACGCCTCACAGGTCCCCACAGTACCCAGTAAACCTGTGATGCCAAGGTCAAGCACCATGGATGGTCACTCCCCATCCCAGCCACAAGAGCACACACCAGGATTTG ACACCTCTCAAAATGTTACTTCCAAATTGGCCACCACGAGCCCGAGGACAAGAGAAGACCCCACCATTCTGCCCAGCCCTATGTCAGAGCAAGTGCTCACTGTGGCTGCATTtg GTGTTATCAGCTTCATTGTCATCCTGGTGGTTGTGGTGATCATCCTGGTCAGTGTGGTCAGTCTAAGGTTTAAGTGTCAGAAGAACAAGGAATCTGAAG ATCCCCAGAAACCTGGGAGTTCAGGGATATCTGAAAG CTGCTCCACAGCCaatggagagaaagacagaatcaCCCTCATCTCCATGAAGAATATAAACATGAATAACAGCAAAGGATGCCGCTCAGCAGAGAAG GTGGACCGCCACTCCAGAAACACAGACAGCTCCTCCCATCTTCTCAAAGTCATCAGAAGAAGTTTGTAG
- the ECSCR gene encoding endothelial cell-specific chemotaxis regulator isoform X4, whose translation MGTAGTTQLCRVILSFLLLQAAPENASQVPTVPSKPVMPRSSTMDGHSPSQPQEHTPGFDTSQNVTSKLATTSPRTREDPTILPSPMSEQVLTVAAFGVISFIVILVVVVIILVSVVSLRFKCQKNKESEDPQKPGSSGISESCSTANGEKDRITLISMKNINMNNSKGCRSAEKVDRHSRNTDSSSHLLKVIRRSL comes from the exons ATGGGGACTGCTGGAACAACGCAGCTGTGCCGGGTGATCCTGAGCTTCCTCCTGCTCCAAG CTGCTCCAGAGAACGCCTCACAGGTCCCCACAGTACCCAGTAAACCTGTGATGCCAAGGTCAAGCACCATGGATGGTCACTCCCCATCCCAGCCACAAGAGCACACACCAGGATTTG ACACCTCTCAAAATGTTACTTCCAAATTGGCCACCACGAGCCCGAGGACAAGAGAAGACCCCACCATTCTGCCCAGCCCTATGTCAGAGCAAGTGCTCACTGTGGCTGCATTtg GTGTTATCAGCTTCATTGTCATCCTGGTGGTTGTGGTGATCATCCTGGTCAGTGTGGTCAGTCTAAGGTTTAAGTGTCAGAAGAACAAGGAATCTGAAG ATCCCCAGAAACCTGGGAGTTCAGGGATATCTGAAAG CTGCTCCACAGCCaatggagagaaagacagaatcaCCCTCATCTCCATGAAGAATATAAACATGAATAACAGCAAAGGATGCCGCTCAGCAGAGAAG GTGGACCGCCACTCCAGAAACACAGACAGCTCCTCCCATCTTCTCAAAGTCATCAGAAGAAGTTTGTAG
- the ECSCR gene encoding endothelial cell-specific chemotaxis regulator isoform X3, whose amino-acid sequence MGTAGTTQLCRVILSFLLLQGHNSQPTTMHPSSRQGAISLSLTIQPTSPNTAAPENASQVPTVPSKPVMPRSSTMDGHSPSQPQEHTPGFDTSQNVTSKLATTSPRTREDPTILPSPMSEQVLTVAAFGVISFIVILVVVVIILVSVVSLRFKCQKNKESEDPQKPGSSGISESCSTANGEKDRITLISMKNINMNNSKGCRSAEKVL is encoded by the exons ATGGGGACTGCTGGAACAACGCAGCTGTGCCGGGTGATCCTGAGCTTCCTCCTGCTCCAAG GCCACAACTCCCAGCCCACAACAATGCATCCCTCTAGCCGTCAGG GAGCCATCAGTCTAAGTCTGACTATACAGCCAACTTCTCCCAACACAG CTGCTCCAGAGAACGCCTCACAGGTCCCCACAGTACCCAGTAAACCTGTGATGCCAAGGTCAAGCACCATGGATGGTCACTCCCCATCCCAGCCACAAGAGCACACACCAGGATTTG ACACCTCTCAAAATGTTACTTCCAAATTGGCCACCACGAGCCCGAGGACAAGAGAAGACCCCACCATTCTGCCCAGCCCTATGTCAGAGCAAGTGCTCACTGTGGCTGCATTtg GTGTTATCAGCTTCATTGTCATCCTGGTGGTTGTGGTGATCATCCTGGTCAGTGTGGTCAGTCTAAGGTTTAAGTGTCAGAAGAACAAGGAATCTGAAG ATCCCCAGAAACCTGGGAGTTCAGGGATATCTGAAAG CTGCTCCACAGCCaatggagagaaagacagaatcaCCCTCATCTCCATGAAGAATATAAACATGAATAACAGCAAAGGATGCCGCTCAGCAGAGAAG GTTCTTTAA
- the SMIM33 gene encoding small integral membrane protein 33 isoform X1: protein MSQHHGGNTPKADGYPWLSSAVNGSAGQETQRQLPEVLSGAREPPREDGLPLLTVIIALFVLLAVCIVVAVHFGPSLHQGRATLPTEPPAPKPEGGIYLIHWRVLGSQDIHGDAQQDPPVSGSCLVPDGPRLSIDEVTYL from the coding sequence GCTGACGGTTATCCCTGGCTTTCTTCAGCTGTGAACGGCTCAGCGGGGCAGGAGACGCAGAGGCAGCTTCCGGAGGTGCTGAGTGGGGCCCGGGAACCACCTCGAGAGGACGGGCTGCCTCTGCTCACCGTGATCATCGCTCTCTTTGTCCTGCTGGCAGTCTGTATCGTGGTGGCAGTCCACTTTGGGCCAAGTCTACACCAGGGCCGTGCCACTCTCCCCACAGAGCCACCAGCCCCAAAGCCAGAGGGTGGCATCTACCTCATCCACTGGCGAGTGCTGGGCTCCCAGGACATTCATGGAGACGCCCAGCAGGACCCTCCTGTCTCTGGCTCCTGCCTTGTGCCAGATGGGCCTAGGCTCAGCATCGACGAAGTCACGTACCTGTAG
- the SMIM33 gene encoding small integral membrane protein 33 isoform X2, translating to MERAAQADGYPWLSSAVNGSAGQETQRQLPEVLSGAREPPREDGLPLLTVIIALFVLLAVCIVVAVHFGPSLHQGRATLPTEPPAPKPEGGIYLIHWRVLGSQDIHGDAQQDPPVSGSCLVPDGPRLSIDEVTYL from the coding sequence GCTGACGGTTATCCCTGGCTTTCTTCAGCTGTGAACGGCTCAGCGGGGCAGGAGACGCAGAGGCAGCTTCCGGAGGTGCTGAGTGGGGCCCGGGAACCACCTCGAGAGGACGGGCTGCCTCTGCTCACCGTGATCATCGCTCTCTTTGTCCTGCTGGCAGTCTGTATCGTGGTGGCAGTCCACTTTGGGCCAAGTCTACACCAGGGCCGTGCCACTCTCCCCACAGAGCCACCAGCCCCAAAGCCAGAGGGTGGCATCTACCTCATCCACTGGCGAGTGCTGGGCTCCCAGGACATTCATGGAGACGCCCAGCAGGACCCTCCTGTCTCTGGCTCCTGCCTTGTGCCAGATGGGCCTAGGCTCAGCATCGACGAAGTCACGTACCTGTAG
- the STING1 gene encoding stimulator of interferon genes protein isoform X2, protein MLSLLGLSEALSILLDLQGLAPAEVSAVCEQRNFNVAHGLAWSFYIGYLRLVLPGLPARIRSYNQLHNNMLQGAGSHRLYILFPLDCGVPDDLSVADPNIRFLHALPPQHSDRAGVKGRVYTNSVYELLENGRPVGTCVLEYATPLQTLFAMSQDSRAGFSREDRLEQAKLFCRTLEDILADAPECQNNCRFIVYQEPEEESSFSLSQEILRHLQQEEKEEVAVGNVGTLAVPDSSTLNQEPELLISEMDQPLPLRTDIF, encoded by the exons ATGCTTTCCCTCCTGGGCCTCTCAGAGGCACTGAGCATCCTCCTGGACCTCCAG GGGCTGGCCCCAGCGGAGGTCTCTGCAGTCTGTGAACAAAGAAACTTCAACGTGGCCCATGGGCTGGCATGGTCATTTTATATCGGGTACCTGCGGCTGGTCCTACCAG GGCTTCCGGCCCGGATCCGTAGTTACAATCAGCTCCACAACAATATGCTACAAGGCGCAGGAAGCCATCGGCTATACATCCTCTTCCCATTGGACTGTGGGGTGCCTGACGACCTGAGTGTGGCTGACCCCAACATTCGCTTCCTGCATGCGCTGCCCCCGCAACACTCTGACCGTGCTGGCGTCAAGGGCCGGGTTTACACCAACAGCGTCTATGAGCTTCTGGAGAACGGGAGGCCG GTGGGCACCTGTGTTCTGGAGTATGCCACCCCCTTGCAGACCCTGTTTGCCATGTCACAGGATAGCCGAGCTGGCTTCAGTCGGGAAGATCGGCTTGAGCAGGCTAAACTCTTCTGCCGGACGCTTGAGGACATCCTGGCAGATGCCCCTGAGTGTCAGAACAACTGTCGCTTCATTGTCTACCAGG AACCTGAAGAGGAAAGCAGCTTCTCCCTGTCACAGGAGATTCTCAGGCACCTGcagcaggaggaaaaggaggaggttGCTGTGGGTAATGTGGGGACCTTGGCGGTGCCTGACTCTTCCACACTGAACCAAGAGCCTGAGCTCCTCATCAGTGAAATGGATCAGCCTCTCCCCCTCCGCACGGATATCTTCTGA
- the STING1 gene encoding stimulator of interferon genes protein isoform X1 → MPHSSLHPSIPRPRGHKAKKAAFALLIACLAALWGLGEPPTHILWWLVLHLLSLQLRLLFKRVCSLVEELCHVHSRYQGSYWRAVQACLGCPICYGALLLLSCYFYASLSNKASMLSLLGLSEALSILLDLQGLAPAEVSAVCEQRNFNVAHGLAWSFYIGYLRLVLPGLPARIRSYNQLHNNMLQGAGSHRLYILFPLDCGVPDDLSVADPNIRFLHALPPQHSDRAGVKGRVYTNSVYELLENGRPVGTCVLEYATPLQTLFAMSQDSRAGFSREDRLEQAKLFCRTLEDILADAPECQNNCRFIVYQEPEEESSFSLSQEILRHLQQEEKEEVAVGNVGTLAVPDSSTLNQEPELLISEMDQPLPLRTDIF, encoded by the exons ATGCCCCACTCTAGCTTGCACCCATCCATCCCTCGGCCCAGGGGTCACAAGGCCAAGAAGGCAGCCTTTGCCCTGCTGATTGCCTGTCTGGCAGCCCTTTGGGGCTTGGGGGAGCCGCCAACACACATTCTCTGGTGGCTGGTGCTCCACCTGCTCTCCCTGCAGCTGAGACTGCTGTTCAAGCGAGTCTGCAGTCTGGTCGAGGAACTATGCCACGTCCATTCCAG GTACCAGGGCAGCTACTGGAGGGCTGTGCAGGCCTGTCTGGGCTGCCCCATCTGCTATGGGGCCCTACTGCTGTTGTCCTGCTATTTCTATGCCTCCCTTTCAAACAAAGCTTCGATGCTTTCCCTCCTGGGCCTCTCAGAGGCACTGAGCATCCTCCTGGACCTCCAG GGGCTGGCCCCAGCGGAGGTCTCTGCAGTCTGTGAACAAAGAAACTTCAACGTGGCCCATGGGCTGGCATGGTCATTTTATATCGGGTACCTGCGGCTGGTCCTACCAG GGCTTCCGGCCCGGATCCGTAGTTACAATCAGCTCCACAACAATATGCTACAAGGCGCAGGAAGCCATCGGCTATACATCCTCTTCCCATTGGACTGTGGGGTGCCTGACGACCTGAGTGTGGCTGACCCCAACATTCGCTTCCTGCATGCGCTGCCCCCGCAACACTCTGACCGTGCTGGCGTCAAGGGCCGGGTTTACACCAACAGCGTCTATGAGCTTCTGGAGAACGGGAGGCCG GTGGGCACCTGTGTTCTGGAGTATGCCACCCCCTTGCAGACCCTGTTTGCCATGTCACAGGATAGCCGAGCTGGCTTCAGTCGGGAAGATCGGCTTGAGCAGGCTAAACTCTTCTGCCGGACGCTTGAGGACATCCTGGCAGATGCCCCTGAGTGTCAGAACAACTGTCGCTTCATTGTCTACCAGG AACCTGAAGAGGAAAGCAGCTTCTCCCTGTCACAGGAGATTCTCAGGCACCTGcagcaggaggaaaaggaggaggttGCTGTGGGTAATGTGGGGACCTTGGCGGTGCCTGACTCTTCCACACTGAACCAAGAGCCTGAGCTCCTCATCAGTGAAATGGATCAGCCTCTCCCCCTCCGCACGGATATCTTCTGA